In Paenibacillus ihbetae, the following are encoded in one genomic region:
- a CDS encoding helix-turn-helix transcriptional regulator yields MKKKDESSVTSTRKAIVTLLKQHGPMDAVTLASKLSLTGMAVRQHLYELQKQEVVEYEEEARPIGRPAKIWRLTALANRWFPNGYLQLSIDLIHSVRATFGDEGLGRVLEDLKHNQIIKYREHLSDADSLMDRLQKLVMIRMNEGYFPEIQEQEDGSFLFVQKHCPIAEAVAVSSRFIDNELELFQSVLGDHVTIERVEYLLSDGPSCAYRITDNQGL; encoded by the coding sequence TTGAAAAAGAAGGACGAGTCATCTGTAACATCCACCAGAAAAGCCATTGTAACGCTGCTGAAGCAGCATGGTCCTATGGATGCCGTTACGTTAGCTTCGAAGTTATCATTGACAGGGATGGCTGTGCGTCAGCATTTATATGAACTACAGAAACAGGAAGTCGTTGAATATGAGGAAGAGGCTCGTCCCATCGGCAGGCCAGCAAAAATATGGAGGCTGACGGCCTTGGCCAACCGTTGGTTTCCTAACGGCTATTTGCAATTATCGATCGATTTAATTCATTCGGTCAGGGCCACGTTCGGAGATGAAGGATTGGGGAGAGTGCTTGAGGACCTCAAACATAATCAAATAATAAAATATCGGGAGCATTTGTCCGATGCGGACAGCCTAATGGACAGGCTCCAAAAGCTGGTCATGATCCGTATGAACGAAGGGTATTTTCCGGAAATACAAGAGCAGGAGGACGGAAGCTTCTTATTCGTACAGAAACATTGCCCGATCGCAGAGGCTGTCGCTGTCAGTTCCCGTTTTATCGATAACGAGCTCGAACTCTTTCAATCGGTGCTTGGCGATCATGTGACCATCGAACGTGTTGAATATCTTTTGTCAGACGGCCCCAGCTGTGCCTATCGGATAACGGACAATCAGGGTCTGTGA
- a CDS encoding superoxide dismutase family protein: MKKKTNKLKYMAGAFLAGALLLIGILIAANPEGTLSAIKHTTSKISDYVNGKDNSTADGPLAKQGTATSDPNMPAGRNGVSARMDSEPVNQPVYWSEASRKESMGHPVVKLYNAAGEPIGSATLEQIHDGVKVKITASGLTPGKHGFHVHENPIQDGDFKSAGAHFNPTHKHHGLENPQGSHVGDMPNLVVGADGTVEAETIIQHGTLEKGQPNSVLGRSLIIHAGEDDNVTDPAGNSGDRVAGGNIPE, from the coding sequence GTGAAGAAGAAGACTAACAAGTTAAAATATATGGCGGGAGCTTTTCTTGCCGGAGCCCTATTACTTATAGGGATCTTGATTGCTGCGAATCCCGAAGGAACCCTAAGCGCGATTAAACACACAACGTCTAAAATAAGCGATTACGTTAACGGGAAGGACAACTCCACCGCTGACGGCCCATTAGCGAAACAAGGGACGGCAACCTCGGATCCTAATATGCCTGCCGGCCGCAACGGTGTGTCAGCTCGCATGGATTCGGAACCAGTTAACCAACCCGTCTACTGGAGCGAGGCTTCCAGGAAGGAATCCATGGGGCATCCTGTAGTCAAGCTGTACAATGCGGCGGGAGAGCCTATTGGTTCCGCTACCTTGGAGCAGATCCATGACGGGGTGAAGGTGAAGATTACCGCATCCGGACTAACTCCGGGCAAGCATGGGTTCCATGTGCATGAGAACCCGATTCAAGATGGGGATTTTAAATCTGCCGGCGCCCATTTTAACCCGACCCATAAGCATCATGGCCTTGAAAATCCGCAAGGAAGCCATGTCGGCGATATGCCGAACCTGGTCGTAGGCGCTGACGGCACCGTGGAAGCGGAGACGATCATTCAGCATGGAACGCTAGAGAAAGGCCAGCCCAACTCGGTACTGGGGCGCTCGCTGATCATTCATGCCGGCGAGGATGACAACGTCACCGATCCGGCGGGCAATTCGGGCGACCGTGTGGCCGGAGGAAATATCCCGGAGTAA
- a CDS encoding FMN-dependent NADH-azoreductase yields MTTTLFIQASNRPAEHAVSVQMYEAFLSSYKESHPQETIVEVNLFHEPLPYLGTTMITGNYKIAQGMTLTPEEEAEQQIVRKYLDQFLAADKIVIAFPLWNLTVPAVLHSYLDYLHQPRKTFKYTAEGLVGLLQGKKVALLSARGGIYAEHDELAVSFVKKHLQVFGITDITTIVIEGHNQYPNRRETIIAEGLRNTALAAKMF; encoded by the coding sequence ATGACAACAACGTTATTTATTCAAGCGAGCAATCGCCCGGCGGAGCATGCCGTCAGTGTGCAAATGTACGAAGCCTTCTTGTCAAGCTATAAGGAATCGCACCCGCAGGAGACGATTGTGGAAGTGAACTTATTTCATGAACCGCTACCCTATCTGGGGACCACGATGATTACGGGAAATTATAAAATCGCCCAAGGCATGACGCTCACCCCGGAAGAAGAAGCCGAGCAGCAGATTGTTCGTAAGTACCTGGATCAGTTTCTTGCAGCCGATAAAATCGTCATAGCTTTCCCGCTCTGGAATTTGACGGTTCCAGCCGTCTTGCATTCGTATCTGGACTATCTGCATCAGCCCCGCAAAACCTTTAAATATACAGCGGAAGGCTTGGTTGGACTATTGCAAGGCAAGAAAGTCGCTCTATTAAGTGCCAGAGGCGGTATCTATGCGGAGCATGATGAGCTTGCGGTTAGCTTCGTCAAAAAGCATTTGCAGGTGTTCGGCATTACGGACATTACCACGATTGTTATAGAAGGTCATAACCAATACCCCAATCGCAGGGAGACCATCATTGCTGAAGGTCTCAGAAACACGGCACTTGCGGCAAAAATGTTCTGA